A single genomic interval of Haloterrigena salifodinae harbors:
- a CDS encoding LLM class flavin-dependent oxidoreductase, translated as MKLGTGLFTAQQRPDDDREASDLYDEVLALTREIEAAGLDSAWVSEHHFAEDGYLSGTMPALGAMAAETDDLEIGSCVALGPLYDPIRLAEDAATVDLLSEGRLTLGLAIGSNPHEFDVFDVPRDERAERLADLVPFLRGAWSEGDLGYDSTFHDVPTDISVTPKPVDGTVPIMLGGGAKPAVRRAARIGDAWCAPSALSVEGVRKRVEDIRRVREEEEGLEDDFTIYVLQHGWVGDSREDAWEAMRDGYFYLQRRYAEIFSGESVDELEVERKRELKEQAIFGTPEQVVEELERYREGLGDDVHFILRTYYPGVDTDEMIDCVHRLGEDVAPELE; from the coding sequence ATGAAACTCGGGACGGGCCTGTTCACCGCCCAGCAGCGGCCGGACGACGACCGCGAGGCGAGCGACCTGTACGACGAGGTACTCGCGTTGACCCGCGAAATCGAGGCCGCGGGACTCGACAGCGCGTGGGTCTCGGAACACCACTTCGCCGAGGACGGCTACCTCTCGGGAACGATGCCCGCGCTCGGGGCGATGGCCGCCGAGACGGACGACCTCGAGATCGGGAGCTGCGTCGCGCTCGGGCCGCTGTACGATCCGATCAGGCTCGCGGAGGACGCCGCGACCGTCGACCTCCTCTCCGAGGGCCGACTGACGCTGGGACTCGCGATCGGATCGAACCCGCACGAGTTCGACGTTTTCGACGTCCCGCGGGACGAACGGGCCGAGCGCCTCGCCGATCTCGTGCCGTTCCTCCGGGGCGCCTGGAGCGAGGGCGATCTCGGCTACGACTCCACGTTTCACGACGTGCCGACGGACATCTCGGTCACACCGAAGCCCGTCGACGGAACGGTCCCGATCATGCTCGGCGGCGGCGCGAAGCCGGCCGTCCGTCGGGCGGCTCGGATCGGCGACGCGTGGTGTGCCCCCTCAGCGCTCTCGGTCGAGGGCGTCCGCAAGCGCGTCGAGGACATCCGCCGCGTCCGGGAGGAGGAGGAGGGCCTCGAGGACGACTTCACGATCTACGTCCTCCAGCACGGCTGGGTCGGCGACTCCCGCGAAGACGCCTGGGAGGCGATGCGGGACGGCTACTTCTATCTCCAGCGGCGGTACGCGGAGATCTTCTCCGGCGAGTCCGTCGACGAACTCGAGGTCGAGCGCAAGCGGGAACTGAAAGAGCAGGCCATCTTCGGCACGCCGGAACAGGTCGTCGAGGAACTCGAGCGGTATCGCGAGGGGCTCGGCGACGACGTTCACTTCATCCTCCGGACGTACTACCCGGGCGTCGACACCGACGAGATGATCGACTGTGTCCATCGGCTCGGCGAGGACGTCGCTCCGGAACTCGAGTAG
- a CDS encoding PaaI family thioesterase has translation MADIETVRRRIESDAYCETLGIELVDLEPGAASTRLEVSEELTNFHGTPHGGAIYSLADAAFAAASNSYGETAVALETNVSYLEAVEVGTVLTATAAETHGGGRTAEYEVVVTDGADDRIATFRGRVYKP, from the coding sequence ATGGCAGACATCGAAACGGTTCGCCGGCGCATCGAGAGCGACGCCTACTGCGAGACCCTCGGAATCGAACTCGTCGACCTCGAGCCGGGAGCCGCGAGCACCCGCCTCGAAGTGAGCGAGGAGTTGACGAACTTCCACGGCACGCCCCACGGCGGGGCGATCTACTCGCTGGCCGACGCGGCCTTCGCCGCGGCGTCGAACTCCTACGGGGAGACCGCGGTCGCACTGGAGACGAACGTCTCGTACCTCGAAGCCGTCGAGGTCGGCACTGTCCTCACCGCGACCGCGGCGGAGACCCATGGCGGCGGTCGGACGGCCGAGTACGAGGTCGTCGTCACGGACGGGGCCGACGATCGAATCGCGACGTTTCGAGGACGCGTCTACAAACCGTGA
- the paaA gene encoding 1,2-phenylacetyl-CoA epoxidase subunit PaaA has translation MDLETAKERAGPREFSPADGLPEEYRKAATRMIEFHANSEIMGAYLERPFIRQAPSIDRKLAFSAKVQDEIGHGQLLYRAAESLGVKTREEMLDDLANGDGKFLNCFHYPMENWVETPMIAFFVDGAAMRRQATLRRTSWEPYAHAMDKVCFEEGFHVKHGEDILAELMSGSKKEQRMTQEAFEEWWPRIIQFFGPTDDKSTHHDFAASVGLKQQSNDQLRNAFLDQYIPKARKYGLEIPDEPRIRERDDVTYEVAEDDLDWDEFFTIAKNDYEPGLDQINGRKAAQEAVQWVRDAIEGDASAAGGHAPQAAD, from the coding sequence ATGGACCTGGAAACAGCGAAAGAACGCGCGGGGCCGCGGGAGTTCAGCCCCGCCGACGGCCTCCCCGAGGAGTACCGGAAAGCGGCCACGCGGATGATCGAGTTCCACGCGAACAGCGAGATCATGGGCGCGTACCTCGAGCGCCCGTTCATCCGCCAGGCGCCGAGCATCGATCGCAAGCTGGCGTTCTCCGCGAAGGTGCAAGACGAGATCGGCCACGGACAGCTGCTCTACCGCGCCGCCGAGTCGCTGGGCGTCAAGACGCGCGAGGAGATGTTAGACGACCTCGCGAACGGCGACGGGAAGTTCTTGAACTGCTTCCACTATCCGATGGAGAACTGGGTCGAGACGCCGATGATCGCCTTCTTCGTCGACGGCGCGGCGATGCGTCGTCAGGCGACGCTCCGACGGACCAGCTGGGAGCCGTACGCCCACGCGATGGACAAGGTATGTTTCGAGGAGGGGTTCCACGTCAAACACGGCGAGGACATCCTCGCGGAACTCATGTCGGGGTCGAAGAAGGAACAGCGGATGACTCAAGAGGCCTTCGAGGAGTGGTGGCCCCGCATCATCCAGTTCTTCGGTCCGACCGACGACAAGAGCACCCACCACGACTTCGCGGCCTCGGTGGGGCTCAAACAGCAGTCCAACGACCAACTGCGCAACGCGTTCCTCGATCAGTACATCCCCAAGGCCCGAAAGTACGGCCTCGAGATCCCCGACGAGCCCCGGATTCGCGAGCGGGACGACGTCACCTACGAGGTCGCGGAGGACGATCTCGACTGGGATGAGTTCTTCACGATCGCAAAGAACGACTACGAACCCGGTCTGGATCAGATCAACGGCCGCAAGGCCGCACAGGAGGCCGTTCAGTGGGTCCGTGACGCGATCGAAGGAGACGCTTCCGCCGCCGGCGGCCACGCGCCGCAGGCGGCCGACTGA
- a CDS encoding helix-turn-helix domain-containing protein: MIDECLAVEFRVQNDDCPLAEATREVDVEIGAQPPQHRSDGYDLLQFSSPKSDRLTQLLDDDDRISYLHVSRTDGRYRYRCLSKEPCVVHRLIDGGLIVETLRYRDGAAMIFGAVVGRDVLKGVMEAAGETVGVTLERVYPLQAEAKESPGHRWDLTPAQEECLRTALEMGYFTIPRNASSEAVADELGISKSAFLERLRRGEAALFRQIFS; this comes from the coding sequence ATGATCGACGAATGTCTCGCGGTCGAATTCCGCGTTCAGAACGACGATTGTCCGCTTGCGGAGGCGACGCGGGAAGTCGACGTCGAGATCGGTGCGCAGCCGCCACAGCACCGCAGCGACGGCTACGATCTCCTCCAGTTCAGTTCGCCCAAGAGCGACCGGCTCACTCAATTACTCGACGACGACGACCGAATCTCGTACCTGCACGTCTCGCGGACAGACGGGCGCTATCGGTACCGCTGCCTGTCGAAAGAGCCCTGTGTCGTCCACCGACTGATCGACGGCGGACTCATCGTCGAGACGCTGCGATACCGCGACGGCGCAGCGATGATTTTCGGCGCGGTCGTCGGTCGCGACGTCCTCAAGGGCGTCATGGAGGCCGCCGGCGAGACCGTCGGGGTCACGCTCGAGCGCGTCTATCCTCTGCAGGCCGAAGCGAAGGAATCCCCCGGTCACCGATGGGACCTCACGCCGGCCCAAGAGGAGTGTCTTCGGACGGCCCTCGAGATGGGGTACTTCACCATCCCCCGGAACGCCTCGTCGGAGGCGGTCGCCGACGAGCTCGGGATCAGCAAATCGGCGTTTCTCGAGCGGCTCCGACGCGGCGAGGCGGCGCTGTTTCGCCAGATCTTCAGCTGA
- the paaD gene encoding 1,2-phenylacetyl-CoA epoxidase subunit PaaD — MSSNIPDDTDATPCAYTDYREGESTADLPATGDDATGLAADVWDVLYGIEDPEMPISIVDLGLLYGVDVADGIATVDMTLTYSGCPARDMLTEEVKAAVAAVDGVEDVELRLVWSPEWTVEMVTDQGKNDLREFGLSI, encoded by the coding sequence ATGAGTAGCAATATTCCGGACGACACCGACGCCACGCCCTGTGCCTACACCGACTACCGCGAGGGGGAGTCGACGGCCGACCTCCCCGCGACCGGCGACGACGCGACCGGCCTCGCGGCCGACGTGTGGGACGTCCTCTACGGGATCGAAGACCCCGAGATGCCGATCAGCATCGTCGATCTCGGACTGCTCTACGGCGTCGACGTCGCCGACGGGATCGCGACCGTCGACATGACGCTGACGTACTCGGGTTGTCCCGCTCGAGACATGCTCACAGAGGAGGTCAAAGCCGCGGTCGCCGCCGTCGACGGCGTCGAGGACGTCGAGTTGCGACTCGTCTGGAGTCCGGAGTGGACCGTCGAGATGGTGACCGACCAAGGCAAAAACGACCTCAGGGAGTTCGGACTCAGCATATGA
- a CDS encoding ABC transporter ATP-binding protein — MSAEPLLSVDAIDAGYGDTQVLRELSLSIDEGEIVSLVGRNGAGKTTTLRTIMGILTPTSGAVRYRGEDISTLDATETVTRGLALVPEERQIFPELTVQENLQIADYGGASDVDSLSIEEALEMFENLNARTENAGSSLSGGEQQMLAIARALVGGADLILLDEPTEGLAPYIVQDVMDIVRELNDRGITVLLVEQNVHVCLELADRNYVINQGEIVYEGTAEDLEANDEILDRYLGVTA, encoded by the coding sequence ATGAGCGCCGAACCGCTGCTCTCGGTCGACGCGATCGATGCGGGATACGGGGACACGCAGGTGCTTCGCGAGCTATCGCTCTCGATTGACGAAGGCGAGATCGTCTCGCTGGTGGGCCGCAACGGCGCCGGCAAGACGACGACGCTGCGGACGATCATGGGCATTCTCACTCCGACGAGCGGCGCCGTCCGCTATCGAGGCGAGGATATTTCGACGCTCGACGCGACGGAGACGGTCACGCGCGGGCTCGCGCTCGTCCCCGAGGAGCGCCAGATCTTCCCCGAACTGACCGTTCAGGAGAACCTGCAGATCGCCGACTACGGCGGCGCCTCGGACGTCGATTCGCTGTCGATCGAGGAAGCCCTCGAGATGTTCGAGAACCTGAACGCGCGGACGGAGAACGCCGGCTCGTCCCTGTCCGGCGGCGAACAGCAGATGTTGGCAATCGCCCGCGCGCTCGTCGGCGGCGCCGATCTCATCCTGCTCGACGAGCCGACTGAGGGGCTCGCGCCGTACATCGTTCAGGACGTGATGGACATCGTTCGCGAACTCAACGACCGGGGTATCACCGTCTTGCTCGTCGAGCAGAACGTCCACGTCTGCCTCGAGCTCGCGGACCGGAACTACGTCATCAACCAGGGCGAGATCGTCTACGAGGGGACCGCCGAGGATCTCGAGGCGAACGACGAGATCCTCGATCGGTATCTAGGCGTCACCGCGTAA
- the paaC gene encoding 1,2-phenylacetyl-CoA epoxidase subunit PaaC produces MAANLENPDELDERERTALETLLKRLADDEFVLAERYTEWQVRAPSLESDLALANNAQDELGHARLWYDVLGDIGLEERDLVYERDPGDFRHSTLVELPYEEGDWADAVLRSYLYDVAEDLRLEALVDSAHPKIADRVGKIRSEEEYHLEHAQNWLERLADGGEGRERLQDALDRLFPYAFTLFEPVDPDVEDDIVDLGLRDATLEELGEEWLSIVVPYLESLDLELPVDGRAGGDTDEFAFEVTEDMLPEERGRDGTHTDAWFDLYDEFTHTYRELGRTETTRIMDKPE; encoded by the coding sequence ATGGCGGCGAACCTCGAGAACCCCGACGAACTCGACGAGCGCGAGCGGACGGCTCTCGAGACGCTGCTGAAGCGGCTGGCCGACGACGAGTTCGTGCTGGCCGAGCGCTACACCGAGTGGCAGGTTCGCGCGCCCAGCCTCGAGTCGGACCTCGCGCTGGCGAACAACGCCCAGGACGAACTCGGCCACGCCCGCCTGTGGTACGACGTCCTCGGCGACATCGGCCTCGAGGAGCGAGACCTCGTCTACGAGCGCGATCCCGGCGACTTCCGGCACAGTACGCTGGTCGAACTCCCCTACGAGGAGGGCGACTGGGCCGACGCCGTCCTCCGATCGTACCTCTACGACGTCGCCGAGGACCTCCGGCTCGAGGCGCTCGTCGACTCCGCGCACCCGAAGATCGCCGACCGCGTCGGCAAGATCCGAAGCGAGGAGGAGTACCACCTCGAGCACGCCCAGAACTGGCTGGAGCGGCTCGCCGACGGCGGCGAGGGTCGCGAACGCCTGCAGGACGCGCTTGATCGGCTGTTCCCGTACGCGTTTACGCTCTTCGAACCCGTCGATCCCGACGTCGAAGACGATATCGTCGACCTCGGGCTTCGCGACGCGACCCTCGAGGAACTCGGCGAAGAGTGGCTGTCGATCGTCGTCCCGTACCTCGAGTCGCTCGACCTCGAGCTACCGGTGGACGGGCGCGCGGGCGGCGATACCGACGAGTTCGCGTTCGAAGTGACCGAGGACATGCTCCCCGAGGAGCGCGGTCGCGACGGGACCCACACCGACGCGTGGTTCGACCTCTACGATGAATTCACCCACACCTACCGCGAACTCGGGCGCACCGAGACGACCAGAATCATGGACAAACCAGAGTAA
- a CDS encoding PaaI family thioesterase → MDIEAFFEGMPFASLLGIDVTDCEDGHAEGRLEMSEDLSWNEDRLMAHGGVTFTLADTVGGAALVSLVEQPVPTIDMRIDYLNAGTGDLYAEADVVRCGSDVGVVDVDVYAEDDGESSEDGDAVGTHIANARGVYKTG, encoded by the coding sequence ATGGATATCGAAGCCTTCTTCGAGGGCATGCCGTTCGCCTCCCTGCTCGGGATCGACGTTACCGATTGCGAGGACGGCCACGCCGAGGGCCGCCTCGAGATGAGCGAGGACCTCTCGTGGAACGAGGATCGGTTGATGGCACACGGCGGCGTCACGTTCACGCTCGCAGACACCGTCGGCGGCGCGGCACTGGTCTCGCTGGTCGAGCAACCCGTCCCGACGATCGATATGCGGATCGACTACCTCAACGCCGGCACCGGCGACCTCTATGCGGAGGCCGACGTCGTGCGCTGCGGGAGCGACGTCGGCGTCGTCGACGTTGACGTCTACGCCGAAGACGACGGGGAGTCTTCCGAAGACGGCGACGCCGTCGGGACGCACATCGCCAACGCGCGCGGGGTCTACAAGACCGGCTGA
- the paaK gene encoding phenylacetate--CoA ligase PaaK, translated as MSETIQHTRREELRELQSERLRDIVAYVYDNVPFYRKALDQAGVAPSDLEQIDDVRTLPFTTKEDFRDEYPDSLFAVDDADIRRIHASSGTTGKPKIVAYTENDLELWDEVMARSMDAAGLDPGETFQNAYGYGLFTGGLGFHGGAETFGATVIPASGGNTQRQVELARDLESDAIGCTPSYALYFAETAAEMGVDPRELPLSTVLYGAEPCTEPMREEIEERLDATGIENYGLSELIGPGVAVECHEAQDGMHIWEDHFYPEVVDPRTGEVLPEGEEGELVLTSLTKEALPVLRYRTGDLTTLTTEECACGRTMVRMDGVTGRADDLIIVRGVNLYPSQIEAVVLEFEAVAPYYRIDLDREENLDTLELTIELEDGFDGDRDRLRSEILERLQNALSFTPDELELVESGTLERTEVGKVKRVYDHR; from the coding sequence ATGTCAGAGACTATCCAGCACACTCGTCGGGAGGAGCTGCGGGAACTGCAATCCGAACGACTCCGCGACATCGTCGCGTACGTCTACGATAACGTCCCCTTTTACCGAAAGGCCCTGGACCAGGCCGGCGTCGCGCCGTCGGATCTCGAGCAGATCGACGACGTCCGGACGCTCCCGTTCACGACGAAAGAGGACTTCCGCGACGAGTATCCCGACAGCCTCTTCGCCGTCGACGACGCCGACATCCGACGCATTCACGCCTCCTCGGGCACGACGGGCAAACCCAAGATCGTCGCCTACACTGAGAACGACCTCGAGCTATGGGACGAGGTGATGGCGCGGTCGATGGACGCCGCAGGCCTCGATCCGGGCGAGACGTTTCAGAACGCCTACGGCTACGGGCTCTTTACCGGCGGGCTCGGCTTTCACGGCGGCGCCGAAACGTTCGGGGCGACGGTGATCCCCGCAAGCGGCGGGAACACCCAGCGCCAGGTCGAACTCGCGCGCGACCTCGAGAGCGATGCGATCGGCTGTACGCCGTCGTACGCGCTCTACTTCGCTGAGACCGCCGCGGAGATGGGCGTCGATCCGCGCGAACTGCCGCTCTCGACGGTGCTCTACGGCGCCGAACCCTGTACGGAACCGATGCGCGAGGAGATCGAAGAGCGCCTCGATGCGACCGGTATCGAGAACTACGGGCTCTCCGAACTGATCGGTCCGGGCGTCGCCGTCGAGTGCCACGAGGCCCAGGACGGGATGCACATCTGGGAGGATCACTTCTATCCTGAGGTCGTCGATCCCCGCACCGGCGAGGTCCTCCCGGAGGGCGAGGAGGGCGAACTCGTGCTCACGTCGCTCACGAAGGAGGCCCTACCCGTGCTCCGCTACCGCACCGGCGACCTCACCACGCTCACCACCGAGGAGTGTGCGTGTGGACGCACGATGGTTCGAATGGACGGCGTCACCGGCCGCGCAGATGACCTCATCATCGTGCGCGGCGTCAACCTCTACCCGAGTCAGATCGAAGCCGTCGTCCTCGAGTTTGAGGCGGTCGCGCCCTACTACCGCATCGATCTCGATCGCGAAGAGAACCTCGACACCCTCGAGCTCACGATCGAACTGGAAGACGGATTCGACGGCGACCGCGACCGGCTCAGAAGCGAGATCCTCGAGCGACTCCAGAACGCGCTGTCGTTCACTCCCGATGAACTCGAGTTGGTCGAGTCCGGAACCCTCGAGCGAACGGAGGTCGGGAAGGTGAAACGCGTCTACGACCACCGCTGA
- a CDS encoding ABC transporter ATP-binding protein, whose translation MATEPVETDERVADETILRTDELVKKFGQFTATDRVDLTVERGEFRSIIGPNGAGKTTLFNLVTGALPVTDGRIYFDGEDITMLSPAERVRRGIGRSFQISNIFGGLSVRENVRLAAQSTDRDRYGFVESLFKPTDRYKGMNDRTDRILERIGLSDVADEEANALAYGDKRRLEIGVVLATEPDLVLFDEPTAGMSVEETQETIKLIEDVLVDQTLLLIEHDIELVMELSNRITVLNRGQILAEGTPDEIAANQDVQDAYLGGMME comes from the coding sequence ATGGCTACGGAACCGGTCGAAACGGACGAGCGAGTCGCGGACGAGACGATCCTCCGAACGGACGAGTTGGTCAAGAAATTCGGGCAGTTCACCGCGACCGATCGCGTCGATCTGACGGTCGAACGCGGCGAGTTCCGCAGTATCATCGGCCCGAACGGCGCGGGAAAGACCACGCTGTTCAACCTCGTCACCGGCGCACTGCCAGTCACCGACGGGCGGATCTACTTCGACGGCGAGGATATCACGATGCTCTCGCCAGCGGAACGCGTCCGCCGCGGCATCGGCCGCTCGTTCCAGATCTCGAATATCTTCGGCGGACTCAGCGTCCGCGAGAACGTCAGGTTGGCGGCCCAGTCGACCGACCGCGATCGGTACGGGTTCGTCGAATCGCTGTTCAAACCGACTGACCGGTACAAGGGGATGAACGACCGGACCGACCGGATCCTCGAGCGCATCGGACTGAGCGACGTCGCCGACGAGGAGGCGAACGCGCTCGCGTACGGCGACAAGCGACGCCTCGAGATCGGCGTCGTCCTCGCGACCGAACCCGACCTGGTGCTGTTCGACGAGCCGACCGCCGGCATGAGCGTCGAGGAGACCCAGGAGACGATCAAACTGATCGAAGACGTGCTGGTCGACCAGACGTTGCTGCTCATCGAACACGACATCGAACTCGTCATGGAACTCTCTAACCGCATCACCGTGTTGAATCGCGGGCAGATCCTCGCGGAGGGGACGCCCGACGAAATCGCCGCGAATCAGGACGTCCAGGACGCCTATCTCGGGGGGATGATGGAATGA
- a CDS encoding ABC transporter permease: MVAGILQQLVDGLTIGVVYVLLAAGLSVIFGVMHVINFAHGELFALGAYFALALIAPFGGTAFFAALFVAPLLVGILGVAIERFTVRPLYGRNPLYHILLTFGLVLVINDLIYLIWEPGNVNLPTPAILSGTIDVVGLNASVYNVFVIVFGAAMALSVWAMLEHTKYGLIIRAGSQDRQMVRNLGIDIDRYYSLVFGMGAALAAVAGIILGGYQTVSPEMGMSVIIPAFVIVVLGGLGSFKGAVAGGLLVGIIQTLLRTYAPILEGTVIFLLMIGILLVRPRGLFGVEMEEEGGELLTGSGGVLDDRTRKWVGLAAVGLLALLPLGAGTFYSTYTVTLAIEILVWALFALSLDFVMGYTGLVSLGHALFYGLGAYAVAIALLHVSQSAFVAIGLAIVISAAIAWVVGYLSIRVSGVYFAMITLAFAELFYNMLYRLEITGGSEGLFGISTYYGIAGVGIALDEIGLFLGPVALTGQSLFYYIALAALIGSFLLTRRMLNSPFGSVLKSIRENEQRATFLGYETTRYKRRAFVVSGALAGLAGGLFTLNSGYAAPSFAYWLHSGEVIVMVILGGMGTLYGPIVGSTVFFGLEEILTGFTPRWRLVLGTIFLLFVIFLPRGLVSLPARLKPLVTRDSGPGAEPAPDDSHMRGDD, encoded by the coding sequence ATGGTCGCTGGAATCTTACAACAACTGGTGGACGGGTTGACGATCGGCGTGGTATACGTCCTCTTAGCCGCCGGCCTGTCGGTCATCTTCGGCGTCATGCACGTCATCAACTTCGCTCACGGCGAACTGTTCGCGCTGGGAGCGTACTTCGCCCTGGCGCTGATCGCGCCGTTCGGTGGAACGGCGTTTTTCGCCGCGTTGTTCGTCGCACCGCTGCTCGTCGGTATCCTCGGCGTTGCGATCGAACGGTTTACGGTGCGACCGTTGTACGGACGGAACCCGCTGTACCACATTCTGTTGACGTTCGGGCTGGTGCTGGTCATCAACGACCTGATTTACCTGATCTGGGAGCCCGGCAACGTCAATCTCCCGACCCCGGCGATCCTCTCAGGAACGATCGATGTCGTCGGACTCAACGCCAGCGTGTACAACGTATTCGTCATCGTCTTCGGCGCCGCGATGGCGCTCTCCGTCTGGGCGATGCTCGAGCACACGAAGTACGGTCTGATCATTCGCGCGGGTTCCCAGGACCGGCAGATGGTCCGGAACCTCGGCATCGATATCGACCGCTACTACTCGCTGGTCTTCGGAATGGGGGCGGCGCTCGCCGCCGTCGCCGGGATCATCCTCGGCGGCTACCAAACGGTCAGCCCCGAGATGGGGATGTCGGTCATCATTCCGGCGTTCGTCATCGTCGTCCTCGGCGGCCTGGGCAGCTTCAAGGGGGCCGTCGCCGGCGGACTCCTCGTCGGCATCATTCAGACGCTCCTGCGGACGTACGCGCCGATCCTCGAGGGAACGGTGATCTTCCTGCTGATGATCGGTATTCTCCTCGTCCGGCCCCGCGGACTGTTCGGCGTCGAGATGGAAGAAGAGGGCGGCGAACTGCTGACCGGGTCCGGCGGCGTCCTCGACGATCGGACCCGCAAGTGGGTCGGACTCGCGGCGGTCGGGCTACTCGCCCTGCTCCCGCTCGGGGCGGGGACGTTCTATTCGACGTATACGGTCACGCTCGCGATCGAGATCCTCGTCTGGGCGCTGTTCGCGCTCAGTCTGGACTTCGTGATGGGGTACACCGGACTGGTCTCGCTCGGTCACGCGCTGTTCTACGGGCTCGGCGCGTACGCCGTCGCGATCGCGTTACTACACGTGAGTCAGTCGGCGTTCGTCGCGATCGGCCTCGCGATCGTCATTTCCGCAGCCATCGCGTGGGTCGTCGGCTACCTCTCGATCCGCGTCTCCGGCGTCTACTTCGCGATGATCACCCTCGCTTTCGCCGAACTGTTCTACAACATGTTGTACCGACTCGAGATCACCGGCGGCTCCGAGGGGCTGTTCGGCATCTCGACGTACTACGGGATCGCCGGGGTGGGAATCGCGCTCGACGAGATCGGACTCTTCCTCGGTCCGGTCGCCCTGACCGGGCAGTCGCTGTTCTACTACATCGCGCTGGCAGCCCTGATCGGGTCGTTCCTCCTCACCCGACGAATGCTCAACTCGCCGTTCGGGTCGGTCCTCAAGTCGATCCGCGAGAACGAACAGCGAGCGACGTTCCTCGGCTACGAGACGACGCGGTACAAACGCCGCGCGTTCGTTGTCAGCGGGGCGCTGGCCGGTCTGGCCGGCGGACTCTTCACGCTCAACTCGGGGTACGCGGCGCCGTCGTTCGCCTACTGGCTCCACTCCGGCGAGGTGATCGTGATGGTCATCCTCGGCGGGATGGGGACGCTCTACGGACCGATCGTCGGATCGACCGTGTTCTTCGGCCTCGAGGAGATCCTCACCGGCTTCACGCCGCGGTGGCGACTGGTGCTCGGGACGATTTTCCTCCTGTTCGTGATCTTCCTCCCGCGCGGACTGGTCTCGCTTCCGGCGCGGCTCAAACCCCTCGTGACGAGGGACTCCGGTCCGGGTGCAGAACCGGCGCCGGACGACTCGCACATGAGAGGTGACGACTGA
- the paaE gene encoding 1,2-phenylacetyl-CoA epoxidase subunit PaaE — protein sequence MRRDLDPSVTTSGAAEGAECPYCESTDTIREHPKGPSLCRSMHYCNSCEQPFEKFE from the coding sequence ATGAGACGGGATCTCGATCCGAGCGTCACGACCAGCGGAGCGGCGGAGGGCGCCGAGTGTCCCTACTGCGAGTCGACGGATACCATCCGCGAACACCCGAAAGGACCGTCGCTCTGCCGGTCGATGCACTACTGCAACAGTTGCGAGCAACCGTTCGAGAAGTTCGAGTAA
- the paaB gene encoding 1,2-phenylacetyl-CoA epoxidase subunit PaaB, producing MIWEVFRQEKTGRYHTHCGNVHASDREMAKQFAAIQHGRRKPTNSLWVVPREEIGEIDSEDVAFGGTTDKSYRWATAYNTTGKDASEVVESEDEQATAERQRGDD from the coding sequence ATGATTTGGGAAGTATTCCGCCAGGAGAAAACCGGCCGGTATCACACGCACTGCGGCAACGTCCACGCGTCGGACCGCGAGATGGCCAAGCAGTTCGCGGCCATCCAACACGGTCGGCGCAAGCCGACCAACAGCCTCTGGGTCGTCCCACGGGAAGAGATCGGCGAGATCGACTCCGAAGACGTCGCGTTCGGCGGGACGACCGACAAGAGCTACCGGTGGGCGACCGCGTACAACACGACCGGGAAAGACGCGAGCGAGGTCGTCGAGTCCGAAGACGAACAGGCGACCGCCGAACGACAGCGGGGTGACGACTGA